From Denitrovibrio acetiphilus DSM 12809, the proteins below share one genomic window:
- a CDS encoding MlaE family ABC transporter permease, translating into MTKFFEFFGNPLVRLINATGSMSLMFFDTIRLIFVPPFRLRLLIKQIEFIGANSLSVIILTGSFTGMVFAFQSYIGFHKFGAEQIVGTVVALGMARELGPVLSAIMVAARAGSAITAEIGTMKVTEQVDALNALAVDPVQYLFVPRILAGLIVMPMLNAIAVFCGMVGGFLVSITVLGINKTLYLNYMYQYIEFSDFFSGMVKAFVFGGIVTLVGCYKGYMTTGGAEGVGKSTTESVVLACILILVFDYILTAFMF; encoded by the coding sequence GTGACAAAGTTTTTTGAATTTTTCGGAAACCCTTTAGTAAGGCTTATCAACGCCACCGGCAGTATGTCACTGATGTTCTTCGACACAATCAGGCTCATCTTTGTCCCCCCGTTCAGGCTCAGGCTCTTGATCAAACAGATCGAATTCATAGGTGCAAACTCTCTCTCTGTAATAATTCTGACGGGGAGCTTCACAGGGATGGTGTTTGCATTTCAGAGTTATATAGGTTTTCATAAATTCGGTGCAGAACAAATTGTCGGTACAGTTGTTGCTCTTGGCATGGCAAGAGAGCTGGGACCTGTTTTGTCAGCCATAATGGTTGCAGCCAGAGCCGGTTCTGCTATCACTGCTGAGATCGGGACTATGAAAGTGACAGAGCAGGTTGATGCGCTTAATGCGCTTGCTGTGGACCCCGTACAATACCTCTTTGTACCGAGAATACTTGCAGGACTGATCGTTATGCCTATGCTGAATGCCATTGCGGTTTTCTGCGGTATGGTTGGCGGTTTTCTGGTGAGCATTACTGTTCTCGGGATCAACAAAACCCTTTATCTTAATTATATGTATCAATATATAGAGTTTTCAGACTTTTTCAGCGGAATGGTGAAGGCGTTTGTGTTTGGCGGAATAGTAACTCTTGTGGGCTGCTACAAAGGCTATATGACAACCGGCGGAGCAGAAGGAGTGGGGAAATCCACCACAGAATCTGTTGTCCTTGCCTGTATACTAATACTTGTTTTTGACTATATACTTACAGCATTTATGTTTTAG
- the alr gene encoding alanine racemase: protein MNSKLKALRPTYAEIDLRAFGKNIETARELSGTDIIAIVKADAYSHGELEMCGYAYQKHNCTKFAVATILEAIILREHLGEGVSIFVLGYIDETFYEEAYEHNIIFTINDNDTATKYNEFLQRKNLHANVTVKINTGMNRLGFRTDMSWYEFSSAYPALRPIHIMSHLSSADTDREYTYNQIEEFHNFIAKNKIRCHTSLLNSSGIAGYENKFSLTRPGIMLYGYLDGGYDVKLEKVMRIYSRIVQIQYLRKGDAVSYSRKFHADRNMAIGVVPIGYADGYPRCLSNKSHVFVDGIKCPVIGNVCMDMMMVDLTGVNLNGSLKVEVLGDSIDADELAEMAGTISYEILTGIQNRIPRIYID, encoded by the coding sequence ATGAACAGTAAGCTTAAAGCTCTGCGTCCCACCTATGCGGAGATAGATCTGCGTGCTTTCGGCAAAAACATTGAAACAGCAAGGGAGCTCTCGGGAACAGACATTATCGCTATTGTGAAGGCTGACGCCTATAGCCACGGAGAGCTTGAGATGTGTGGATATGCATATCAGAAGCATAACTGCACAAAGTTTGCCGTAGCCACAATCCTTGAGGCTATAATTCTGCGGGAGCATCTCGGTGAAGGCGTTTCAATATTTGTGCTGGGTTATATAGATGAGACTTTTTATGAAGAAGCATATGAACACAACATTATCTTCACAATAAACGACAACGATACCGCTACGAAATATAATGAATTTTTACAAAGAAAGAACCTCCATGCGAATGTTACAGTAAAAATCAATACAGGGATGAACAGACTGGGATTCAGAACTGACATGAGCTGGTATGAGTTTTCATCAGCCTATCCCGCTTTGCGCCCTATCCATATAATGAGCCACTTGTCATCCGCCGATACAGATAGGGAATATACTTACAATCAAATAGAAGAATTCCATAATTTTATTGCTAAAAATAAGATAAGATGCCATACAAGTTTACTCAACTCGTCAGGTATTGCCGGATATGAGAATAAATTTTCCCTGACAAGACCGGGGATTATGCTATATGGGTATCTTGACGGCGGGTATGATGTTAAACTGGAAAAAGTGATGCGTATCTATTCCCGCATTGTTCAGATCCAATATCTGAGAAAGGGTGATGCGGTCAGTTACAGTAGAAAGTTTCACGCTGATAGAAATATGGCGATAGGCGTTGTCCCTATAGGATATGCAGACGGATACCCCAGATGCCTTTCAAACAAAAGCCATGTTTTTGTAGACGGCATTAAATGTCCTGTTATCGGAAATGTTTGTATGGATATGATGATGGTTGACCTCACAGGTGTTAACCTTAACGGCAGCCTGAAAGTTGAAGTGCTTGGCGACAGCATCGACGCTGACGAGCTTGCGGAGATGGCGGGAACGATTTCTTACGAAATACTTACAGGTATTCAGAACAGAATACCCCGAATATACATAGATTAA
- the prfB gene encoding peptide chain release factor 2 has product MIIEDIINELDGLKKDINSFRTAMNEDELKKAISEVDNLSMSDPNFWNSKESKVLMKEQAINKKKLEEWHELTGLLEDTEVLIELYKEGEQGVEADIETSIRTLEKTIAHFELKLVLSGQNDGNNAIITINSGAGGTEANDWAAMLYRMYTHYAERNGYKCDILDYMEGEEAGIKNATINIKGAFTYGYLKGETGVHRLVRISPYDSANRRHTSFAAVFVMPEIEDDIEIDISEADLHIDTYRASGAGGQHVNTTDSAVRITHVPTGTVVTCQSERSQHKNKAHAMKILKSRLYELEIDKKNEEKQKLESTKTEIGWGNQIRSYVMHPYKMVKDLRTRHETGNVDAVMDGNLDAFIRAYLLHTAGINTDEQ; this is encoded by the coding sequence ATGATTATTGAAGACATTATTAATGAACTGGACGGACTGAAAAAAGATATAAACAGCTTCAGAACAGCTATGAATGAAGATGAGCTGAAGAAAGCGATATCTGAAGTTGATAACCTCTCCATGAGTGACCCGAACTTCTGGAACAGCAAAGAATCAAAAGTTCTCATGAAAGAGCAGGCTATAAATAAAAAGAAGCTCGAAGAGTGGCATGAGCTGACAGGGCTTCTGGAAGATACTGAAGTGCTCATCGAACTTTATAAAGAGGGAGAGCAGGGGGTTGAAGCCGACATTGAGACCTCTATACGCACCCTTGAAAAGACTATTGCTCATTTCGAGCTGAAGCTTGTTCTTTCCGGTCAGAACGACGGGAACAATGCAATCATTACTATTAATTCCGGTGCGGGCGGTACAGAAGCAAACGACTGGGCTGCAATGCTCTATCGGATGTATACCCACTATGCCGAAAGAAATGGATATAAATGTGACATCCTCGACTATATGGAAGGGGAAGAAGCCGGTATAAAAAATGCCACAATAAATATCAAAGGTGCTTTTACATACGGTTACCTCAAAGGTGAAACAGGCGTTCACAGACTTGTACGTATCTCTCCATATGACTCAGCGAACAGAAGACACACTTCTTTTGCTGCGGTATTTGTTATGCCGGAAATAGAAGACGATATAGAAATAGATATAAGTGAAGCCGATCTTCACATAGATACCTACAGGGCGAGCGGTGCGGGCGGACAGCACGTTAACACAACAGATTCTGCTGTGCGCATTACACACGTCCCCACAGGTACGGTTGTTACCTGTCAGTCTGAACGAAGCCAGCATAAAAACAAAGCTCATGCCATGAAAATTCTCAAATCAAGATTATATGAGCTGGAAATCGATAAGAAAAACGAAGAAAAACAGAAACTCGAAAGCACTAAAACCGAAATAGGGTGGGGTAACCAGATACGTTCATACGTTATGCACCCTTATAAAATGGTAAAAGACCTCCGTACCAGACACGAAACAGGGAATGTGGATGCTGTTATGGACGGAAACCTTGATGCTTTTATCCGGGCGTATCTACTTCATACAGCAGGTATCAATACTGATGAACAGTAA
- a CDS encoding TldD/PmbA family protein, protein MINEIENIINRFNSSYDDISIHIQSGRSKSVQLNGYETETVDYAVDTKLIARAVKDGRVVSCGFTGADAGTVADFLDSYKVAINSLPADEFRFIPDYSATEGDLDVCDPAFDTVTLSDLTDIAKEITSAATAADKRVKAVKQSAVDASFSETVIISTAGPVVSRSKTFFSAVAYLIAEEGGEERDAYDQISVTKLGALSHKLVGEYAAENACSLLGAKSISTGSYNILFSASVMADFMELLLELINGESVYKGTSMLTGKLGSKCASDNFTMIDNPLLRTGLGSRIFDDEGQASGSVSIFQNGILQNYLHNSYTAKALDMTNNARGAIGNGGNISVTSTNVLLAPSTAEKTPDAEDYLKITEVMGMHTADPISGDFSVGVSGILYKNGTSVHPFKEAVLSGNLADLLSGTIEVFDNSRTFGNITASDTLFDKMTVSGV, encoded by the coding sequence ATGATAAATGAAATTGAAAATATAATTAACAGATTCAATTCGTCCTATGACGATATTTCCATACATATTCAGAGTGGACGGTCGAAGAGCGTGCAACTTAACGGATATGAAACAGAAACAGTTGACTATGCCGTGGATACTAAGTTAATAGCGAGAGCTGTTAAAGACGGACGTGTGGTTTCATGCGGTTTTACAGGTGCAGATGCGGGGACTGTTGCAGATTTTCTGGATAGTTACAAAGTTGCAATAAACAGCTTGCCTGCCGATGAGTTTAGGTTCATTCCTGATTATTCAGCTACAGAAGGTGATCTGGATGTTTGTGATCCCGCTTTTGACACTGTCACCCTCAGCGATCTCACAGACATTGCTAAAGAAATTACATCTGCCGCAACGGCTGCCGATAAACGTGTTAAAGCCGTTAAGCAGTCTGCTGTCGATGCTTCATTTTCAGAAACAGTAATCATTTCCACCGCAGGACCTGTGGTCTCTCGCAGCAAAACTTTTTTTTCTGCCGTTGCATACCTGATAGCAGAGGAAGGCGGCGAGGAAAGGGATGCATACGACCAGATTTCAGTCACAAAACTCGGCGCTTTGAGTCATAAACTGGTGGGGGAATATGCCGCAGAAAATGCATGTTCTCTTCTCGGAGCCAAAAGTATCAGTACGGGGTCGTATAATATACTTTTCTCAGCTTCTGTCATGGCTGATTTTATGGAGCTGCTGCTTGAACTGATTAATGGTGAGAGCGTTTACAAAGGCACAAGTATGCTGACTGGAAAACTAGGCAGTAAATGCGCATCTGACAACTTTACTATGATTGATAATCCACTTTTGAGAACTGGGCTTGGCTCCAGAATATTTGACGATGAAGGGCAGGCTAGCGGCAGTGTCAGCATTTTTCAAAATGGGATACTCCAGAATTACCTGCATAACAGCTATACAGCGAAAGCTCTTGATATGACAAATAATGCCAGAGGAGCTATAGGAAACGGCGGCAACATCTCTGTAACCAGTACAAATGTTCTGCTTGCCCCCTCCACAGCAGAGAAAACACCGGATGCTGAAGACTATCTTAAAATAACTGAAGTTATGGGGATGCATACCGCAGACCCTATCAGTGGGGACTTTTCGGTAGGAGTGTCTGGTATACTTTATAAAAACGGCACATCTGTTCACCCTTTTAAAGAAGCAGTATTGTCAGGCAATCTCGCAGATCTGCTCTCCGGCACGATAGAGGTGTTTGACAACAGCCGGACTTTCGGGAATATTACTGCATCAGATACATTATTTGACAAAATGACTGTCAGCGGAGTTTAA
- a CDS encoding N-acetyltransferase: MIRKALMTDAKDIQNLVNTYAKGGEMLPLSINEIYEKILEFVVWEENGELIGCCAIHPTWDNLAEIRSVAVRPDTVKKGVGKALVERSIETAAILGITKVFLLTYVPEFFRKLGFTEVEKEMLPKKIWSDCLKCAKFPDCDEIAMMKTL, translated from the coding sequence ATGATAAGAAAGGCTTTAATGACGGATGCTAAAGATATCCAGAACCTTGTAAACACATATGCAAAAGGGGGCGAAATGCTCCCTCTGAGTATTAATGAGATATACGAGAAGATACTTGAGTTTGTTGTATGGGAAGAGAATGGTGAGCTGATAGGATGCTGTGCCATTCACCCTACATGGGACAATCTGGCAGAGATACGCTCTGTTGCTGTGCGTCCGGACACTGTGAAAAAAGGGGTAGGGAAGGCTCTTGTGGAGCGCTCTATCGAAACTGCTGCTATACTTGGTATAACAAAAGTTTTCCTTCTGACTTATGTACCGGAGTTTTTCAGAAAGCTTGGCTTTACTGAGGTTGAAAAAGAGATGCTCCCTAAAAAAATATGGTCGGACTGCCTCAAGTGTGCCAAATTTCCCGACTGCGATGAGATCGCTATGATGAAAACACTATGA
- a CDS encoding DUF3568 family protein — protein sequence MRKIKLAVMLSVLTFALSACALAPLVVGGAAGGAVYSTTSDHIKDVFSISKEHAFETMVGIIAGEDGKITLSSITDGKIEARLGDSLLFVAISPLNETSTEVSIRAKKHMELIPDKDTAVRIYRAFVREVMK from the coding sequence ATGAGAAAGATTAAACTCGCTGTTATGTTGTCTGTGCTGACTTTTGCATTAAGTGCCTGTGCTCTTGCTCCTCTTGTTGTCGGCGGTGCTGCCGGCGGTGCAGTATATTCCACAACAAGCGACCACATAAAAGATGTTTTCAGTATTTCCAAAGAACACGCTTTTGAAACTATGGTGGGGATCATAGCCGGAGAAGACGGAAAGATAACACTTTCCAGCATAACAGACGGCAAGATAGAGGCCAGACTCGGTGACTCTTTACTTTTCGTTGCAATATCCCCCCTTAACGAAACTTCCACAGAAGTCAGCATCAGGGCTAAAAAACATATGGAACTTATTCCTGACAAAGATACCGCAGTAAGAATATACAGAGCTTTTGTCAGAGAAGTTATGAAATGA
- the pyrR gene encoding bifunctional pyr operon transcriptional regulator/uracil phosphoribosyltransferase PyrR, giving the protein MPSKEIMNSDEMSRTLNRIVYQILENMKDTGEVCLVGIRRGGAHLADRLNEIFKSEGKPDIRVGYLDITLYRDDLTSIADYPVLQGTEINFDVIGKHIILVDDVIFTGRTTRAAIDALIDLGRPQKISLAVFIDRGHRELPVQPDFVGKYVPTSRDEIIEVALKEQAGSDYVRIINK; this is encoded by the coding sequence ATGCCGTCCAAAGAGATTATGAACTCTGACGAAATGTCCAGAACACTTAACAGAATAGTTTATCAGATCCTGGAAAACATGAAAGACACGGGTGAAGTGTGCCTTGTCGGCATACGACGGGGGGGAGCACACCTTGCAGACAGACTGAATGAAATTTTTAAATCAGAAGGGAAACCAGACATAAGGGTTGGTTATCTGGACATAACGCTCTACAGAGATGATCTTACATCAATAGCGGACTATCCTGTTCTGCAGGGGACAGAGATAAACTTCGATGTGATAGGTAAGCACATAATACTTGTGGATGACGTTATCTTTACTGGACGCACAACAAGGGCTGCTATAGATGCGCTTATTGACCTCGGCAGACCACAGAAAATATCCCTTGCGGTATTCATAGACAGAGGTCATAGGGAGCTGCCTGTCCAGCCTGATTTTGTTGGTAAATATGTGCCGACATCCAGAGATGAAATAATTGAAGTAGCACTTAAGGAACAAGCCGGAAGTGACTACGTCAGAATAATAAACAAATAA
- a CDS encoding aspartate carbamoyltransferase catalytic subunit, whose product MSYNRKDLLGMSDLSAEEITYLLDTAQTFCEINERDVKKVPTLKGRTVINVFFEPSTRTRTSFEIAGKRLSADTINFTASSSSTTKGETLIDTVKNMEAMHSDVFVVRHSYSGAVKLIAENTDTAVVNAGDGLNEHPTQALLDLLTIRQRKGKIKGLEIAIIGDITHSRVARSDIWAMNKLGANVRVYGPLTMLPKYIAPFNCRKCTSMEEALEGADVIIMLRIQHERQGKLLLPSTREYAKFFGLTNEKLEIADKDAIVMHPGPINRGVELMTNVADCNRAVVLDQVSNGVAVRMAALYLLGNRKGGKIENAS is encoded by the coding sequence ATGTCTTACAATAGAAAAGATCTTTTGGGAATGTCCGACCTGAGCGCGGAGGAGATAACTTATCTTCTGGACACTGCCCAGACATTTTGCGAGATTAACGAACGGGATGTAAAAAAAGTTCCGACACTTAAAGGAAGGACTGTGATCAATGTTTTTTTTGAGCCGTCTACAAGAACCAGAACATCCTTTGAGATTGCAGGAAAGAGACTTTCAGCCGACACCATTAACTTTACAGCCTCCTCAAGCAGTACAACAAAAGGGGAAACCCTCATCGATACTGTAAAAAATATGGAGGCGATGCATTCTGATGTTTTCGTTGTGCGCCACAGCTACTCCGGTGCAGTAAAACTCATAGCTGAAAATACTGACACAGCAGTTGTTAACGCCGGAGATGGTCTGAATGAGCACCCTACACAGGCATTGCTTGACCTGCTGACAATCAGGCAGCGTAAAGGAAAGATAAAGGGACTTGAAATAGCCATCATAGGCGACATTACGCATTCAAGGGTGGCAAGATCGGATATATGGGCGATGAATAAGCTTGGCGCAAATGTCCGCGTTTACGGCCCCCTCACCATGCTTCCTAAATACATAGCACCGTTCAACTGCCGTAAATGTACCAGCATGGAAGAAGCACTGGAAGGAGCTGACGTTATAATTATGCTCCGCATCCAGCATGAAAGACAGGGTAAGCTTCTCCTGCCGTCCACAAGGGAATATGCCAAATTCTTCGGGCTGACTAACGAGAAGCTGGAGATAGCCGACAAAGACGCAATCGTTATGCACCCCGGCCCTATCAACAGAGGGGTTGAACTTATGACTAATGTTGCAGACTGTAACAGGGCTGTTGTCCTTGATCAGGTTTCTAACGGTGTTGCCGTTCGCATGGCAGCTCTCTATCTACTCGGAAACAGAAAAGGGGGAAAAATTGAAAACGCTTCTTAA
- a CDS encoding dihydroorotase: protein MKTLLKNCKIVNHDKTIEGNILIDGEIIASLEASDSEKADKVIDCKGHYTIPGIIDMHVHLRDPGFEYKEDIASGSHAAVAGGVTGICPMANTSPINDNNAITKFMIDKGKECGICDIFPIGAMTKRMAGEELTEMGDMTEAGAIGFSDDGLPVASAEVFRRAAEYASQFGSFVISHAEDKSLTGAGVINDGEIATITGLRSIPAESEEVMVARDILMAKLTGAHVHICHISSKGTLELIRWAKAQGINVTCEVTPHHFTLTERELLSYDTNYKMNPPLRSDADVEAMLDGLKKGDIDCIVTDHAPHHIDEKKVEFDLAMFGIIGLQTLLPLSLKLVERNIMSMNDLVRVMSYNPAKLIRKTDRGEIAEGKRADIVIIDENKEYVFDEKMNKSKSMNTPFLGKTLKGAALYTIKNGNVVFEFPV from the coding sequence TTGAAAACGCTTCTTAAAAATTGTAAAATAGTTAATCACGATAAAACTATAGAGGGCAATATCCTCATAGACGGTGAAATCATCGCCTCTCTAGAAGCTTCGGACAGTGAGAAAGCTGATAAAGTCATTGACTGTAAGGGACACTACACTATCCCGGGCATTATAGATATGCACGTTCACCTCCGCGATCCCGGCTTTGAATATAAAGAAGATATCGCTTCCGGCTCACATGCGGCAGTTGCAGGCGGTGTTACCGGTATATGCCCTATGGCAAACACCAGCCCCATTAACGATAACAATGCAATTACGAAATTCATGATAGATAAAGGTAAGGAATGCGGGATATGTGACATTTTCCCCATTGGAGCCATGACAAAAAGGATGGCAGGAGAAGAGCTTACAGAGATGGGAGACATGACGGAAGCAGGCGCTATCGGCTTTTCTGATGATGGACTCCCTGTTGCCAGTGCAGAAGTTTTCCGTCGAGCAGCGGAGTATGCATCACAATTCGGCTCGTTTGTAATCAGTCACGCAGAAGATAAGTCTCTTACCGGTGCGGGCGTTATCAACGACGGAGAGATAGCAACCATAACAGGACTCCGCAGCATTCCCGCAGAGTCAGAAGAAGTTATGGTCGCAAGGGATATCCTCATGGCAAAGCTCACAGGGGCACACGTACACATATGTCACATAAGCTCGAAAGGCACACTGGAGCTCATTCGGTGGGCAAAAGCTCAGGGGATAAATGTTACTTGCGAGGTTACACCTCATCACTTTACCCTCACAGAGAGAGAGCTTCTTTCTTATGACACAAACTACAAGATGAACCCTCCGCTGAGAAGTGATGCAGATGTCGAAGCCATGCTGGACGGACTGAAAAAAGGTGACATCGATTGTATCGTAACAGACCACGCACCTCACCATATTGATGAGAAAAAAGTTGAGTTTGACCTTGCCATGTTCGGCATTATAGGGCTCCAGACCCTTCTCCCTCTTTCACTTAAGCTGGTGGAAAGAAATATAATGTCTATGAATGACCTTGTCCGTGTGATGTCCTATAACCCTGCAAAACTTATCCGAAAAACTGACAGAGGCGAAATAGCGGAAGGCAAGCGGGCAGATATAGTCATCATTGATGAAAACAAAGAATATGTTTTCGATGAGAAAATGAATAAGTCAAAATCGATGAACACCCCTTTTCTTGGAAAAACACTAAAAGGTGCAGCACTTTACACAATTAAAAATGGAAATGTAGTATTTGAATTTCCTGTTTAG
- a CDS encoding ABC transporter substrate-binding protein, with protein sequence MKKFLFILLFITSSITFANEVTVEDMAGRSVQTPEKVTKLVAIGPGALRMVVYAGAQDMIVGRELMDGMEQMSFKPYMLSLPDSYKDLPVISSGGSDNMPDIEQIVALAPDVIFASSFSIKQMDEIQNKTNIPVVSITYGSTGHTDIRTVKNCLRLVGYLTQTQQRAQEIVNYMAILRKDLLQRTEGVSDKKVYMASVAYHIARGFNSSDTKHPACCLVGGSNVAGILSERSKGTHTMLQMESILKQQPDYIFYDVTGLEVLKDDYKYISTLLKLFDAVKKERIYVVPPYNWYNSNVENIFVTAYFMGKVMYPEKFADVNIYNIANEIYNVFLQNDSYRTLTESYPVYKKIIFHEDSFSIKN encoded by the coding sequence ATGAAGAAATTTTTATTTATTTTATTATTTATTACATCTTCAATTACGTTTGCCAATGAGGTAACCGTAGAAGACATGGCAGGAAGGAGTGTGCAAACTCCTGAAAAGGTTACGAAGCTGGTTGCAATTGGTCCAGGAGCATTACGCATGGTTGTTTATGCCGGCGCACAGGACATGATAGTTGGCAGAGAACTGATGGACGGTATGGAACAAATGTCTTTCAAACCGTATATGCTTTCTTTGCCGGACTCATACAAAGATCTGCCTGTGATATCATCTGGCGGCAGTGACAATATGCCGGATATAGAGCAAATTGTTGCACTTGCTCCAGACGTTATTTTTGCCTCATCTTTTTCAATAAAGCAAATGGATGAAATTCAGAATAAGACCAATATCCCTGTAGTAAGTATAACCTATGGCAGTACGGGACACACCGATATCCGAACAGTAAAAAACTGTTTACGGCTAGTAGGTTACTTAACACAAACACAACAGAGAGCGCAGGAAATAGTGAACTATATGGCTATTCTCCGGAAAGATCTGTTGCAGCGTACCGAAGGCGTATCTGACAAAAAAGTTTATATGGCTTCAGTGGCTTATCACATAGCCCGAGGCTTTAACAGTTCAGACACAAAACACCCTGCCTGTTGTCTGGTAGGTGGAAGTAATGTTGCCGGTATACTTTCAGAAAGATCAAAGGGAACACATACTATGCTGCAAATGGAGTCTATCCTTAAACAGCAGCCAGATTATATTTTTTATGATGTGACAGGGTTAGAGGTTCTTAAGGATGATTATAAGTACATCAGCACTCTTTTGAAACTTTTTGACGCTGTGAAAAAAGAAAGGATATACGTTGTCCCTCCATATAACTGGTACAATTCAAACGTCGAGAATATATTTGTCACAGCATATTTTATGGGAAAGGTTATGTATCCTGAAAAGTTTGCGGATGTGAATATCTATAATATAGCAAACGAGATATATAATGTTTTTCTGCAAAATGACTCTTACAGAACACTTACTGAAAGCTATCCTGTATACAAGAAAATTATTTTTCATGAAGACAGCTTCAGCATTAAAAACTAA
- a CDS encoding C-GCAxxG-C-C family protein, whose protein sequence is MSDSIAVLVSLEAVKLFKSGYHCSESVMLAFEKYTDKTFSEDTKRGMSAFVEGVGGSGCICGALNSGIFILSTMGGRLTNEESTKRLERVVKTLHDDFRKEFKSACCRVITKNSSKVFGIGKYNSCNKTVDFVAMRIVELAQEEGWIKPD, encoded by the coding sequence ATGTCTGACTCTATTGCTGTTCTGGTTTCTCTCGAAGCCGTAAAGCTTTTCAAAAGCGGTTATCATTGCTCGGAATCTGTTATGCTGGCTTTCGAAAAATATACCGACAAAACTTTTTCAGAAGATACTAAAAGAGGAATGTCTGCTTTTGTAGAAGGGGTCGGAGGCTCGGGATGCATCTGCGGTGCTCTTAACAGTGGTATTTTTATACTCAGCACTATGGGGGGGAGACTGACAAACGAAGAGTCAACAAAACGGCTTGAGAGGGTTGTTAAAACTCTCCATGATGATTTCAGAAAAGAATTTAAAAGCGCCTGCTGTCGTGTAATAACTAAAAACAGCTCAAAAGTTTTTGGCATAGGCAAATATAACTCCTGTAACAAGACAGTTGACTTTGTCGCTATGCGTATAGTTGAATTGGCGCAGGAAGAAGGCTGGATTAAACCGGACTAA